In Bacteroidota bacterium, a genomic segment contains:
- a CDS encoding aminopeptidase, whose translation MTSYLLRQLRGQLHIMWNAENIHDALQSTAYTNEQKQKLKLIENICNYAYDSLGLTNHKNYTTIYNQHHKPIMFVVAACEPYALQAHDWQYPLLGNLNYKGFFDSTAAYNEMSRLHQLGYDASVGYAGGWSTLGWLKDPVLSNMLRRNEGQLAELIIHELVHGTVFKKGDERFNENFATFVSEHATLSFLKSMDRNADSIIQKYVNWRNDEIIYGNYLLTCADSLAGFYKSINQVDRTTAKN comes from the coding sequence ATGACAAGTTACCTGCTGCGGCAATTGCGAGGGCAATTGCATATTATGTGGAATGCCGAAAACATACACGATGCCCTACAATCTACTGCCTATACCAATGAACAAAAGCAAAAATTAAAACTAATAGAAAACATATGCAACTATGCCTATGATAGTCTTGGATTGACAAATCATAAAAATTATACGACCATATACAATCAACACCACAAGCCCATTATGTTTGTGGTTGCGGCCTGCGAGCCCTATGCATTGCAAGCCCATGATTGGCAATATCCCCTATTGGGTAATTTAAACTACAAAGGCTTTTTTGACAGCACAGCAGCTTATAATGAAATGAGCAGGTTGCATCAACTTGGTTACGATGCCTCGGTAGGTTATGCCGGAGGTTGGAGCACTTTGGGGTGGCTAAAAGATCCTGTACTGAGCAATATGCTAAGGCGTAACGAAGGGCAACTAGCTGAGCTCATCATTCATGAGTTGGTACATGGTACTGTTTTTAAAAAAGGTGATGAACGCTTTAATGAAAATTTTGCCACTTTCGTTAGTGAACATGCCACGCTATCATTTTTAAAAAGTATGGACCGCAATGCTGACTCAATAATTCAAAAATATGTGAACTGGCGAAATGATGAAATTATTTATGGCAACTACCTTTTAACATGTGCAGATAGTTTAGCCGGATTTTACAAAAGCATAAACCAAGTTGACAGGACAACAGCAAAAAATTAA
- a CDS encoding glycosyltransferase produces MKLSVIIVNYNVQYFIEQCLHSVLKAAHGIALEVIVVDNNSVDGSVAMIAQKFPQVTLIGNKENTGFSKANNQGIKLSKGEYVLLLNPDTLVEEDTFEKVIRFMDAHPDAGGLGVYMIDGKGNFLPESKRGLPTPSVAFYKIFGLSALFPKSTTFGKYHLGYLDKNKTHEVEILSGAFLLLRKSVVDKIGLLDETFFMYGEDIDLSYRILKAGYKNYYFPETRIIHYKGESTKKSSVNYVFVFYRAMIIFAQKHFSKQNAEVFSWLINMAVYLRAAMAVVARFMRNIAAPATDSLFMYAGYIILKIYWEDKIKVFDYPSFYETIIIPCYVLIWLTGIFLSGGYDKPVNYIKLIRGVFYGTLSILVVYALLPEDMRYSRALIMLGTLWAAASIVSYRWLFQLFKLPFFTYNSSIKKRIAIVASNKECQRILQLLTGTGSNYQFIGQIFSVGENEGHDENYLGSTDRLNDLCQVYQVDELVFSSKDIAAHQIIELMQKNLNPKIEFKIAPEQSSYIIGSNSIHEQGKLYLVDMNTLSHPENVRNKRIFDFGLAFLLLLTMPICVWFIRNKWGFIKNAIAVWMGKYSWVGLTETMQSKNTLTKPGVLTPADASATVIADKDTLERLNILYARNFSVSEDFNLVVKNFKNLGRSISKISES; encoded by the coding sequence ATGAAACTCTCGGTAATTATTGTAAACTATAATGTTCAATATTTTATTGAACAATGCCTGCACTCGGTGCTAAAAGCTGCACATGGTATTGCGCTTGAAGTTATTGTGGTGGATAATAATTCGGTAGATGGTAGTGTGGCCATGATAGCACAAAAATTTCCGCAGGTAACGCTGATTGGCAACAAAGAAAATACCGGCTTCAGCAAAGCAAACAATCAAGGAATAAAACTTAGTAAGGGCGAATATGTGCTCTTGCTCAATCCTGATACACTGGTCGAAGAGGATACATTTGAAAAAGTAATCCGCTTTATGGACGCGCATCCCGATGCTGGTGGACTTGGGGTTTATATGATTGATGGCAAAGGAAATTTTCTTCCTGAATCGAAACGTGGCCTCCCTACTCCATCCGTTGCTTTTTACAAAATATTTGGGCTCTCAGCATTATTTCCAAAGTCCACTACATTTGGAAAATATCACCTGGGATATCTTGACAAAAATAAAACGCATGAAGTTGAGATACTGTCAGGAGCATTTTTGCTCCTGCGAAAATCGGTAGTTGATAAAATTGGTTTGCTTGACGAAACTTTTTTTATGTATGGCGAAGACATCGACCTTAGCTATCGCATATTAAAAGCAGGCTATAAGAATTACTATTTTCCCGAAACACGAATTATTCATTACAAAGGAGAAAGCACCAAAAAGAGTAGCGTAAATTATGTGTTTGTGTTTTACCGCGCCATGATCATTTTTGCACAAAAACATTTTAGCAAACAAAATGCAGAAGTTTTTTCCTGGCTTATAAATATGGCTGTGTACTTGCGTGCAGCCATGGCAGTTGTTGCCCGCTTTATGCGCAACATTGCTGCACCTGCAACCGATTCCCTGTTTATGTATGCGGGCTATATTATTCTTAAAATTTACTGGGAGGACAAAATAAAAGTATTCGATTATCCTTCTTTTTATGAAACCATCATTATCCCCTGCTATGTACTCATATGGCTTACCGGCATTTTCCTTAGTGGCGGCTACGATAAGCCCGTTAATTATATAAAACTAATTCGCGGGGTGTTTTATGGCACGCTTTCAATACTAGTGGTATATGCCTTACTGCCCGAAGATATGCGCTACTCTCGTGCCTTAATTATGTTGGGCACCTTGTGGGCGGCAGCCTCCATTGTATCTTACCGTTGGCTTTTTCAATTGTTTAAGCTCCCGTTTTTTACATACAACAGTTCCATTAAAAAGCGAATTGCCATTGTTGCTTCCAACAAGGAATGCCAGCGTATATTACAACTGTTAACAGGCACCGGTTCAAATTACCAATTCATTGGTCAGATTTTTTCTGTAGGAGAAAACGAAGGTCATGACGAAAATTACCTTGGCTCTACCGACCGTCTAAACGACCTGTGTCAGGTATATCAGGTTGACGAGTTGGTTTTTTCATCAAAAGACATAGCGGCACATCAAATTATTGAATTGATGCAAAAAAACCTGAATCCAAAAATTGAATTTAAAATTGCACCTGAACAAAGCAGCTACATCATTGGTAGCAACAGTATTCATGAGCAAGGTAAACTATACCTGGTAGATATGAATACCCTTTCGCATCCTGAAAATGTGCGCAACAAGCGGATTTTTGATTTTGGCCTTGCCTTCTTATTGTTGTTAACCATGCCTATATGTGTTTGGTTTATCAGAAACAAATGGGGCTTTATAAAAAATGCTATTGCCGTATGGATGGGAAAATACAGTTGGGTTGGATTGACAGAAACCATGCAATCAAAAAATACACTTACCAAACCGGGAGTGCTCACTCCTGCCGATGCATCGGCAACTGTAATTGCAGATAAAGACACGCTCGAACGCTTGAATATACTGTATGCACGTAATTTTTCGGTAAGCGAAGACTTTAACCTGGTGGTAAAAAATTTCAAAAATCTGGGTCGCTCTATTTCTAAAATAAGTGAAAGTTAA
- a CDS encoding T9SS type A sorting domain-containing protein, translated as MAQPNYDAGFDSLVYYRVNTSNGLSKWPMYYNEEITFSGRIFNYGLLNFDSVLVSLDVKDQTATTIYTSSVVLRGFDTITTGNYLPYRVGKFLATQKGVYRGICTITMYGQIDGNTSNNIDEKYFEITDDELARDNLNFQAIIDTVTGLNAPGQNGKMCQTYLLKKDDYISSVKIKLYQPTFGDSVKAFIMKFDTALNYPDTNNIIVYESNMYYIQAADTLGEVDITLNFPLNTKLTAGGYCIGIYEYDYSINIACSNRGWNAFRNFFYYDALGGWVRNEAFDAYFAYYIHPIFSCQMTSSSTVSTLPCNPNGAAISVAYQFNKGAVSFLWNNGNTTNTISGLANGVYTCTMTDSAGCQSIATVNVINALPAIDSIIATPSGFSSSNGTATPYVVSPNGIASYLWSNGSTNGQLAGVPAGTYTVTVTDANGCTTTGSVFIPLAASVQSLAQSNVIMYPVPASDYLMLSNLPAEGNHIVLLDVNGRIVRDIYVPASTPFIRLNVEDVATGIYAIKLTSKSNIYSGTLIIE; from the coding sequence ATGGCTCAACCAAATTACGATGCAGGATTCGATTCATTAGTATATTACAGGGTTAACACAAGCAACGGATTAAGCAAATGGCCCATGTATTACAATGAGGAGATTACTTTCTCAGGGCGTATATTTAACTATGGGCTTCTCAATTTTGATTCGGTTTTAGTTTCCCTTGATGTAAAAGACCAAACGGCCACTACTATCTATACTAGTTCGGTTGTTCTGCGCGGTTTTGATACCATCACAACCGGAAATTACTTGCCCTATCGAGTTGGAAAATTTTTGGCAACACAAAAAGGGGTTTATAGGGGCATATGCACCATTACTATGTATGGGCAGATAGATGGAAACACATCAAATAACATTGATGAAAAATATTTTGAAATAACGGATGATGAACTCGCTCGCGACAATTTAAATTTTCAGGCCATCATTGACACGGTAACAGGACTAAATGCTCCCGGGCAAAACGGAAAAATGTGTCAAACGTATCTCCTTAAAAAAGATGACTATATAAGTTCCGTAAAAATCAAGTTGTACCAACCAACTTTTGGCGATTCGGTAAAAGCCTTTATCATGAAATTTGATACTGCGCTAAACTATCCTGATACCAATAATATCATCGTTTACGAATCCAATATGTATTACATACAAGCAGCCGACACCTTAGGTGAAGTAGATATTACTCTTAACTTTCCGCTTAATACCAAACTTACGGCAGGAGGTTATTGCATTGGAATTTATGAATACGATTATTCAATTAACATAGCCTGCTCAAACCGGGGATGGAATGCTTTTCGCAATTTCTTTTATTACGATGCTTTAGGAGGATGGGTACGCAACGAGGCATTTGATGCCTATTTTGCATATTATATACACCCTATCTTTTCTTGCCAAATGACATCTTCCTCCACCGTTTCAACATTACCTTGCAATCCTAATGGTGCCGCCATTAGTGTTGCGTATCAGTTTAATAAAGGGGCTGTTTCATTTTTATGGAATAATGGAAATACAACCAACACCATTAGCGGCCTTGCAAATGGCGTGTACACCTGCACCATGACCGACAGTGCCGGATGTCAGAGCATAGCCACCGTAAATGTTATTAACGCCCTGCCGGCTATTGATAGCATTATTGCCACACCTTCAGGATTTTCCTCCTCTAATGGCACTGCTACACCTTACGTAGTTTCACCTAATGGCATTGCATCCTACCTTTGGAGTAATGGCAGTACCAATGGCCAACTAGCAGGTGTGCCTGCCGGAACTTATACCGTTACCGTTACAGATGCTAACGGCTGCACCACTACCGGCTCGGTGTTTATTCCTTTAGCAGCAAGTGTACAATCGCTTGCTCAAAGTAATGTAATCATGTATCCGGTACCTGCCTCCGACTACCTCATGCTCTCCAATCTGCCGGCAGAAGGAAACCACATAGTGCTGTTGGATGTAAACGGCAGAATTGTTAGAGATATTTACGTTCCTGCATCCACTCCGTTTATCCGATTGAATGTAGAAGATGTTGCCACAGGCATTTATGCAATAAAACTTACATCGAAAAGCAATATTTATTCCGGCACATTGATTATTGAATAA
- a CDS encoding transglycosylase domain-containing protein: MWQSIVKVFKALQLRNYISNKFILWPVRIVLWMVVYVVALELNFLWLFGYTPSLEEIRNPEVAIASEIISSDSVIIGKYYTENRTPITYQSIAPVAIDALVATEDIRFYKHNGLDIYALLSGMISTAQGDQRGASTITQQLVKNMFKTRKEINQGLLQYVPYVRAVVYKTKEWVTSVKLETFYSKQDILEMYFNTVDFGNNWFGIKVASQNYFSKQPLELELEEAALLIGMLKATSSYNPIKQKKRSLERRNVVLGQMLKYEFISKVAHDSAVALPISLSLKQKKKSDEHDSYIRVQAENILKSWCDKYKYNLYEDGLKIYLTIDSRLQKFAEDATREHMKKLQKQFYQQWRGQNPWRNEDGAEIPRFIEDNIKNTPIYLDLIRQHGEKNDSVWKLLRTPRQCGYLHTKGQRILHYHLWIRCVTMQKFYVQA; this comes from the coding sequence ATGTGGCAATCGATAGTTAAGGTTTTTAAAGCACTACAACTTAGAAATTATATCAGCAATAAGTTCATCTTATGGCCTGTGCGTATCGTATTATGGATGGTTGTATACGTTGTGGCTTTGGAGCTTAACTTCCTTTGGTTGTTTGGTTATACTCCTAGTTTGGAAGAAATACGCAATCCGGAGGTTGCCATTGCTTCGGAAATAATTTCGAGTGATAGTGTTATTATAGGTAAATATTACACAGAAAACCGCACCCCCATTACATATCAAAGCATTGCACCAGTAGCAATAGATGCGCTTGTAGCGACTGAAGATATACGATTTTATAAGCACAATGGTCTTGACATATACGCACTTCTCAGTGGAATGATTAGCACAGCGCAGGGTGATCAGCGAGGTGCCAGCACCATAACACAGCAGTTGGTCAAGAATATGTTTAAAACCCGAAAGGAAATCAATCAGGGACTGCTGCAATATGTTCCATATGTGCGGGCGGTAGTTTATAAAACCAAAGAGTGGGTTACTTCGGTAAAACTCGAAACTTTTTATAGCAAACAGGATATTCTCGAAATGTATTTTAATACAGTTGACTTTGGGAATAATTGGTTTGGAATAAAGGTGGCAAGTCAAAATTATTTTAGTAAGCAACCTTTAGAATTAGAATTAGAAGAAGCTGCATTGCTTATTGGAATGCTGAAAGCTACCAGCAGTTACAATCCTATTAAACAAAAGAAACGAAGCCTCGAAAGGAGGAATGTGGTTTTGGGGCAAATGCTCAAATATGAATTTATAAGCAAAGTAGCTCATGATAGTGCAGTGGCCTTACCCATAAGCCTGTCGCTTAAGCAAAAGAAAAAAAGCGATGAGCACGATTCGTACATCCGCGTGCAGGCCGAAAATATTTTGAAATCGTGGTGCGATAAATATAAGTACAACTTATACGAGGATGGTCTAAAGATTTATCTGACTATTGATTCACGATTACAAAAATTTGCTGAGGATGCCACACGTGAGCATATGAAAAAATTGCAAAAGCAATTTTACCAACAGTGGCGCGGTCAAAATCCATGGCGTAATGAAGATGGTGCTGAGATTCCTCGCTTTATTGAGGACAATATAAAGAACACGCCAATCTATTTAGATTTAATCAGGCAGCATGGCGAAAAAAATGATTCCGTATGGAAACTGTTGCGCACCCCAAGGCAATGCGGGTATTTACACACGAAGGGCCAAAGGATACTACATTATCATCTATGGATTCGTTGCGTTACTATGCAAAAATTTTACGTGCAGGCATGA
- a CDS encoding menaquinone biosynthesis protein has translation MLRVAAVSYLNTLPFIFGLQQSPLQFELQLHYPSRLLDIFKNNECDIALLPIAALKLIPDAQVITNYCIGCNGAVASVILAGNCNMDDAQSILLDYQSTTSIQLTQLLIRDYFKLNKKFEPALPGYELQFDKNKSLALIIGDRALQLKNQFSLIYDLGELWKLHTRLPFAFAVWVCKPGLDDKMINAFNNALAFGVYNIKAAIASSKQYEIDEAEATHYLTANINYHLDENKRKAISLFLKSI, from the coding sequence ATGTTAAGAGTAGCAGCAGTTTCCTATTTAAATACCTTACCATTTATTTTTGGTTTACAACAATCGCCTTTACAATTCGAGCTTCAATTGCATTATCCCAGCCGCTTGTTGGATATTTTTAAAAACAATGAGTGCGATATTGCCTTACTGCCGATTGCTGCATTGAAACTTATTCCCGATGCTCAAGTCATAACCAATTATTGCATAGGCTGCAATGGGGCGGTAGCTTCCGTAATATTAGCAGGAAACTGCAACATGGATGATGCACAGAGCATATTGCTCGACTATCAAAGCACCACCAGCATTCAACTTACACAGTTGTTGATTCGCGATTATTTTAAACTTAATAAAAAGTTCGAACCGGCATTGCCGGGATATGAGTTGCAATTTGATAAGAATAAATCATTGGCGTTGATAATTGGTGATCGCGCCTTGCAGCTTAAAAATCAGTTTTCGTTAATATATGATTTGGGCGAATTGTGGAAACTGCATACCCGGTTACCTTTTGCTTTTGCTGTGTGGGTTTGTAAGCCAGGTCTTGATGATAAAATGATAAACGCATTTAATAATGCGTTAGCCTTTGGTGTATATAATATTAAGGCCGCTATTGCTTCAAGTAAACAGTATGAAATTGATGAAGCAGAAGCCACTCACTACCTTACTGCTAATATAAATTATCACCTTGATGAGAATAAGAGAAAAGCGATTTCGCTTTTCCTCAAAAGCATCTAG
- a CDS encoding gliding motility-associated C-terminal domain-containing protein — MNAFKNMFLCMLLLATLAYTQNIYAQGPALSSFGTVQGAEQGNSIVQTTDGGYVILASGSINPPFNNLFGTTLIKTDCNGAIEFYRTLKIGDVSVGLNLHQTKDKGYVFQLISNSTQTNHVCIVKTDSAFNQQWCKQFPFSGLQTDDMILDVNENIYFVTNAQNTQGQYPEIALVKISLSGTLVFYKKFSYEYGLTPVALELTGNDEIVILSKAKSITDPFLNLAISKHNAQGNFILAKLYNTVYDAEPEDMEIDNSGNFYIAGRTPFIATAYDAFLLKLDAAFNLKYSKFYDASTAQGEAFRFLKLHLGKLYLLGDIGTFDERDMAITRTNLNGNIDWSKRYNASPLFTNYLFSGCINNQNNMVATGDFRVGSGRDAVMLSTDSSGWAGCFTQNFQWNIRDSILSSSSIAYIETSPATFPIDTQVSQAQLQINQNILCSQLPPCIAFSASKKSECPDLCYQFTNNSVPQPNGFWYWSFENGEPSYALSYNPPLVCYKDTGKHIVKLKLTLLGKTSEIQYDVKVEQDCYLNIPNVFTPNDDSVNDEFFIKNLPAEFTLKIYNRWGTLVYSNSDRSKMWDGKSENGKLVSEGVYFYVLESPTFEKSITGSVTVIP; from the coding sequence ATGAACGCTTTTAAGAACATGTTTTTGTGCATGCTGCTATTAGCTACGTTAGCATACACCCAAAACATTTATGCGCAGGGGCCTGCATTATCTTCTTTTGGAACGGTGCAGGGTGCCGAACAAGGCAATAGCATTGTGCAAACTACCGATGGCGGTTATGTTATACTGGCTAGTGGCAGCATTAACCCACCCTTTAATAATCTGTTTGGTACTACGCTTATCAAAACCGATTGCAATGGTGCGATTGAATTTTACCGCACGTTAAAAATAGGAGATGTTAGCGTTGGACTTAACCTGCATCAAACCAAAGATAAGGGTTACGTTTTTCAACTAATTTCGAATAGCACACAAACCAATCATGTATGCATAGTTAAAACAGATAGTGCTTTTAATCAGCAATGGTGTAAGCAATTTCCGTTTAGTGGTTTACAAACTGATGATATGATTTTGGATGTGAATGAAAACATATACTTTGTAACCAATGCACAAAATACGCAGGGGCAATATCCCGAGATTGCACTTGTAAAAATAAGCCTAAGCGGAACACTGGTCTTTTATAAAAAATTCAGTTATGAATATGGCCTTACTCCGGTAGCTCTGGAATTAACAGGTAATGATGAGATTGTTATTTTATCAAAAGCGAAGAGCATAACTGATCCATTTTTAAATCTGGCAATCAGCAAGCACAATGCGCAAGGCAATTTTATATTGGCCAAGTTATACAACACCGTTTACGATGCCGAACCGGAAGACATGGAAATAGACAACAGTGGTAACTTTTATATTGCCGGCCGCACCCCTTTTATAGCTACTGCCTACGATGCCTTTTTGCTAAAACTGGATGCTGCATTTAACCTTAAGTATTCAAAATTTTATGATGCATCTACTGCGCAAGGCGAAGCCTTTCGCTTTTTAAAATTACATCTGGGCAAACTTTATCTGTTGGGAGATATTGGCACCTTTGATGAGCGCGATATGGCCATTACACGTACTAATCTTAATGGCAATATAGATTGGAGTAAGCGTTACAATGCATCACCCTTGTTTACCAATTATTTATTTAGCGGATGCATTAACAATCAAAACAATATGGTGGCAACAGGCGATTTTAGAGTAGGGAGTGGTCGTGATGCAGTGATGCTTAGTACCGATAGTAGCGGTTGGGCAGGTTGCTTTACACAAAATTTTCAATGGAACATTCGTGATTCAATTTTAAGTTCATCGTCTATTGCGTATATAGAAACTTCACCTGCAACATTTCCAATTGATACGCAGGTTAGTCAGGCTCAGTTGCAGATAAATCAAAACATACTTTGCAGCCAATTGCCTCCTTGTATTGCTTTTAGCGCAAGCAAGAAAAGTGAATGTCCTGACTTGTGTTATCAGTTTACAAACAATAGCGTGCCGCAGCCCAATGGTTTTTGGTACTGGTCGTTCGAAAATGGCGAACCATCCTATGCCTTGAGTTACAACCCACCTTTGGTTTGTTATAAAGATACAGGCAAACATATTGTCAAATTAAAACTTACCCTGTTGGGCAAAACATCCGAAATACAATATGATGTTAAGGTTGAACAGGATTGCTACCTCAATATTCCCAATGTGTTTACTCCCAATGACGATAGCGTAAACGATGAATTCTTTATAAAAAATCTTCCTGCCGAATTTACTCTAAAGATATATAACCGATGGGGCACCCTGGTATACAGCAATAGTGACAGAAGCAAGATGTGGGATGGAAAATCAGAAAATGGAAAATTGGTTAGTGAGGGTGTTTATTTTTATGTACTTGAAAGTCCTACTTTTGAGAAAAGCATAACAGGTAGCGTAACTGTCATTCCCTAA
- a CDS encoding glycosyltransferase family 39 protein: protein MNSNSNSSGLSRFLNIDFRNADVILFLLSVALLFFVFGFSRYLFLIPQGIHFWRQTDSLSFTLGYYYFESGFFSPSILNADANNCHCASEFPIVYYLAALFYRVSVEHVAVLKILNTSIVLIGFFYFYKLLKELFNEQFYALVFTMLYLSSGILLYYGIGVIPDPPALGFTLIGFYFYYQFIQKTLLRYLWLALLFLTLGSLIRISFALIPVSLFAVTVLNYLFNKKRKIIHGKLVVSFLITVLIYAGSIAAWNVYVIKFNEANSCFFFLTSINAIWQKSDQTIHEVYQRVSNGWFGSYYYFSTWHTFFVLAALAIVLAWKNTFKNNAFALVLLLGSVAYVLLFYFQFYDHDYYFLALLPVIMIMTSFGFANVLKLFPQIIRNPIARIALVVLVFLSFNFASKKLEARYETGERNYHARVGFRLRYAKEVLEDCGVPQDAKIAVLPEHTPNGALYFLKRQGHVIEDTSESSFKKIRRVIDEGTEYCCITDASYLQCNALVATLGQEVYADRNFRLYKFKQNENKVRRD, encoded by the coding sequence ATGAATAGTAATAGTAATTCCAGTGGCCTTAGTCGATTTTTGAATATCGATTTTAGAAATGCTGATGTAATTTTATTTCTCCTTAGTGTGGCTTTACTGTTTTTTGTTTTTGGATTTAGCCGGTATCTCTTTCTAATCCCACAAGGTATTCACTTTTGGCGCCAAACCGATAGCCTTTCGTTTACGCTTGGTTATTATTATTTCGAGTCCGGTTTTTTTTCTCCTTCTATTTTAAATGCCGATGCTAACAATTGCCATTGTGCCAGCGAGTTTCCTATTGTGTATTATTTAGCAGCATTATTTTATCGGGTTTCTGTTGAACATGTTGCCGTATTAAAAATCCTAAACACAAGTATTGTACTTATCGGTTTTTTTTATTTCTATAAATTATTAAAAGAGTTGTTTAATGAGCAATTCTATGCATTGGTGTTTACAATGTTATATCTTTCATCAGGTATTTTGTTGTATTATGGTATAGGTGTAATTCCTGATCCTCCAGCTCTGGGATTCACTCTTATTGGTTTTTACTTTTATTATCAGTTTATACAGAAAACATTACTCCGTTACTTATGGCTTGCTTTACTGTTTTTAACGCTTGGCTCACTTATTAGAATCAGCTTTGCCTTAATACCTGTTTCGCTTTTTGCAGTAACTGTACTCAATTATTTATTCAATAAAAAAAGGAAGATCATTCATGGGAAATTGGTTGTTTCATTTTTGATTACAGTTCTAATTTATGCAGGCAGCATAGCTGCATGGAATGTGTATGTTATTAAGTTTAATGAAGCTAATTCCTGCTTCTTTTTCTTAACCAGTATTAATGCAATATGGCAAAAGTCTGATCAAACCATCCATGAAGTTTATCAGCGTGTATCTAATGGCTGGTTTGGCAGCTATTACTATTTTTCGACCTGGCATACATTTTTTGTGTTGGCAGCATTGGCAATAGTTTTGGCATGGAAAAACACATTTAAAAATAACGCTTTTGCGTTAGTGCTGCTTTTGGGTTCCGTTGCATATGTGCTGTTATTTTACTTTCAGTTTTATGATCACGATTACTACTTTCTTGCCTTGCTGCCTGTTATTATGATTATGACCTCATTTGGTTTTGCAAATGTGTTGAAGTTATTTCCACAAATTATCAGAAACCCAATTGCACGCATTGCCCTGGTAGTGTTAGTGTTTTTGAGTTTTAACTTTGCATCTAAAAAGTTGGAGGCGAGGTATGAAACCGGTGAACGTAATTATCACGCGCGTGTTGGATTTCGTTTACGCTATGCCAAAGAAGTGCTTGAAGATTGTGGTGTACCGCAAGATGCAAAGATTGCAGTATTGCCCGAGCATACTCCCAATGGAGCATTGTATTTTTTAAAACGGCAAGGGCATGTTATTGAAGATACCTCCGAGAGTTCGTTTAAGAAAATCAGGCGAGTAATTGACGAAGGCACCGAATATTGTTGTATTACCGATGCTTCCTACTTGCAATGTAATGCCTTAGTTGCAACACTCGGGCAGGAAGTATATGCTGACCGCAACTTCCGACTTTATAAATTTAAGCAAAACGAAAATAAAGTAAGACGCGACTAG